The Myxococcales bacterium genomic sequence ACCTCGACGCGCCCATCGGAGGTGCGCAGACCGAGGGAAAGGCGTCTTTCCTCGGCTTTCCCGTCCTTGATCACGAACGCGATGAAGCCTTTTTCACTGGGACGAATGGCCGACTCCGGGATGGTGGGCTGTCCGGTGGGAGCGCTTTCGCCGAGGGCCGCCAGCTGACGCTCGCGCTCGCCGAGACGGGCGGTGACGCGGGCGAAGGCGCCCGGACGAAGGGCGGGCGAGCTCGAGCGCTCCACCTCCGCCGCGATGGGGACCTGCCGGGTTGAAGAATCTGCGACCTGCGCGATGTGCGTGATCTTGGCGGCGTAGGATTCTTCGGTTTCACCCACCGTGAACGCTACCCGTTGGCTTCTCGTCAGGCTCGTGGCCGCTTCGGGCGGAACGGAAAAGCGCAGCAGCAGGGGATCGCGTTGCACGAGCGTGGCAAGCACGGTGCCGGGCTGGACGTACTGCCCCGTCTGGATGTTGCGCGTTTCGATGATGCCTTTGACGGGGGCGCGTACGAAGGCATCCCGCAGGTTCAGGTCGGCGGCGCCCAGGGCGGCTTCGGCAGCCGCCACCTCGGCCTCGGCCGTGGCGACGCGGGTCTTCCACGTGGCGACCTCTTCCCCCGGGATCAATCCCGGCGTCTTTTGCACGGCGGACTGTCGTCGCTCGAGACCGGCGAGCGCGTCGGCGCGGGCGGCCTTGGCTTTTGCAAGCGCGGCTCGTTCCGCGTCGAGCGCCAGCTTGAAGCGTCGAGGTTCGATCTCCACCAGCACCTGGTTCGTCACGACGGCGTCGCCTTCACGGAAGCGCACCCTTTCGACTACGCCCGCCACGCGCGACGTGACTTGGAGGGTCTCGAACGCCTCGAGGGAGCCCACCACGCGCACCACGTAGTCGACGTTCTGCACGGTCACACTTTCGACCTCCACAGGGAAGGCGACCGGCCCTTGGCGTCGGGCCTGCGGAGGCTCGGCGCGTCGGCCGCTACAGCCCGGGGCCAAGGCCAGCGCGACGAATAGCGCGAGGCCGACGGCGAGAATGCAGGCCCCCCGCGAAGTGTTTCGGCGCGAAGCGTTTCGGCACGAAGCGTTTCGGGTGGGTAAGTCGTGAAGGGGCACGGTCATGAGTCTACTCCGGGTGGCCACTCACCCAGGGCCACCTTCAGGTCGAAAAAGGCCACCGCCAGGGCGTAGCGATCCCGTGCGGCGGTGACCTCGGCCTCGAACTGTTGCAGGTTCGCGTCGGCCACCTCGAGGGCACGGACCAGGCCCTGTCGGTATAGCTCCGCCGTTTCCTGTGCGTGTCGTGCGGCTCGTTCGCGGGCGCGCCGCGCGGCTTCTTGCGTGGCGCGCGCGTTTTCGAGTGCCAAGCGCGCTCGCTGCACGTCGAGCGCAACGTCGCGTGTACGCGCTGCTTGGCCCAGGCGTTCCGCGCTGGCCTGCGCTTGTCGGTCGCGGGCTTCGGCGCTGCGAACGCCGCCGTCCCAAAGAGGCCACGTCAAGGTCGCGGAGCCCTGCCAGTCGAAGGTGCGGCCCGCCAGCCCGGGCTCGTTGGTGTACCGCCCGAGCAGCTGGCCGCCCAGGCGGGGAACGAGCCGCAAGGCCGGCTCTTTGGCGGCTTCCTCCGCCGCCAGCACGCGCTTTGCGCCAGCTTCCAGATCGAGCCGTCGTCCCCGGCCTCGTGCCACCTGGACGTCGAGCGGCGCAAGGGTCTGGTCTGCCGCTGCCGCCAGCAAAGACTCGGGCGTGGCGAGGGGCGTTTCGACGGAGGCCACCAGAAGGTGCCCAAGCTCAGTTTTGGCGAGCTGCAACTGGCCGTGCGCCAAAGAGACCTCACGCTCGGCGTTCGCCACCTCGAGCTCACCGCGCGTGACGTCGTTGGAGCTGACGAGGCCGGCTTCGGCGCGTGCGGCCGCGTCGCGCAGCCGCTCCTGCGCGAACGCCAGCCGCCGTTCCGCAGCCAACGCGATCTCCTGAGCCGAGAGCACCATCACGAACGCATCCGCGGTCTCGAAGCCCACCAGCCGGCGCTGCTCCGTGGCGGTGAGCGCGGCGGCCTCCTGTTCGAGCAGGGCTTGCCGGTAAAGGGGGATGCCCCCTAGCCACAGAATCGGGACGTTCATCACCGCCGTGCCCGACAGGGCGTTGTAGCGTTGCACCACCACATCTCTGCCGCCAATCGCGCGCACGATTTGCCGGGGTCTACGGGTGTAGGTCCCGGTGACGTCGAACTCCGGGAAAAAAAAGGCGCGGGCGCGGCCTCGACGAGCCTCTGCGGCGTCGGCCTCGTAGCGCGCCTGTCGGACGCGTTCGTCCCGGCTCATCGCCAGGCGAATGGCGTCTTCGACGGTCAAGCCGGTCGTGGAGGGGCGTTGTGCGGGAGGTGGCAGGTCCGCGGCGGGGCGATCGGTCTCCTGCGCCTGCGCCGGGGCGCAGCTCACCAGCCCCAAAAGGGCAAGGGCGAAGGGGCTCGGACCGGGGAGGCGCATGGGCGCCTCGTTTCTACACGGATTTTCGCTCGTGCGCCCCCGCGGGCGCCTACGCCTTGGGCCCCGCGGTCACAGCGGGACGTTACGAAGATCACACGTGACCCGCGTGAGCGCGGGCTCGTCCGGATGGTCCCGCAGCACGAAGCCCAGCGTTCGTACCAGGTTCAGCATGGCGCTGTTGGTGCCCATGACGTCCCCTTGGATCGTCTTGATGCCGCGCCGCCGGGCGACATCGAGCAGCCGCTGCATCAACAGGGTCCCCACGCCCCGGTTCTGCCACGCATCGCCGACTACCAGAGCAAACTCGGCGCTGCCGTCGTCGCCCTGACAAATGTACCGGGCCACGCCCGCCTCGGTGCGTTCGTCCTCGGTCACAGCCACGAGGGCCATCTCCCGGTCGTAGTCGATCTGCGTAAAGCGGACCAGCATCGTGGGCGTGAGCTCGCGAAAGCTGTGCATGAACCTCGCGTACTTTGATTCTTCCGAGAGGGTGCGGACGAATTCTGCCTCCAGGGTGGCGTCTTCCGGCCGGATGGGGCGTACGAGGATGTCGGTGCCGTCTGTCAGCTGGGCGCGCATTTCGAGGTGCGCAGGGTAGGGGTGGATGGCCATGTGGCTGTACGGCGCGCTCGCGGGCGCCACGGGGGCCACCCGCAAGCGGGCGTCGACCACCACGGCGTGCTCGTCGTCGGCCATGAGCGGGTTCAGATCCATCTCCACCACGTGTGGCAGTTCACAAACCAGCTCCGAAACGCGCAGGAGCACCGCTTCGATGGCCTCGAGCTTTACGGCGGGAAGGTTGCGGTAAGCCCCGAGAAGGCGGCTGACCCGGGTGCGTTCGATGAGCCGCCGGGTGAGCGTGGCGTTGAGCGGCGGTAAGGCCACCGATCGGTCGCGCATGATCTCCACGGCGGTGCCACCTGCGCCAAAGGCAATGACGGGACCAAACGAGGCGTCTCGTGACACCCCCACCAGGAGCTCGCGCCCGTGCCGCATGGGGCTCATGGGTTCGATCGTGACGCCGTCGAGCTCTGCGTCGGGTTGGGCGCGCTTCACATCGGCCATCATCTGCGTGTAGGCATGCCGCACGTCCGCTGCCGTGCTGATGTTCAGCTTGACGCCCCCCACGTCGGTCTTGTGTGTGATGTGGGCGGAGTTGATCTTCATCGCCACGGGAAAGCCAATGGTCTCCGCGGCCACCAGGGCTTCGCTGGCCGAGCGCGCGTGGACCAGTGGTAAGGCAGGAATGTGGAAGGCCCGCAGCACCGCCCGGGCCTCGGCGCCGCCCAACCACGCCCGTCCTTGGGCGAGGGCCCCCTCGATGATGAGCCGCGCGCCTTCGACGTCGGGTGCGCGGGCGTCGGTTCGGGGACCGGGCACCTCGAGCAGCATCGTTTGGTTGCGCCGAAAGCGGGCCAGCGTGGCGAAGGCCTCCACGGCCGCTTCAGGGGTGCGAAAGTGGGGGATTTTGGCCTCGCCGAACGAGCGCCAGGCTTGATTCACCTGTTCGTCCCCCATAAAGCAGGTGAGGAGGGGCTTGTGATGCTTGGCGGCCGTGGTGATGAGGGTGTGCGCCACCTCGGAGGGCTCGGTCATGGCCTGCGGGGTCAGGATGACCAGCACGCCATCGACGGCGGCATCATCCAGGCAGGCTTGCACCGCGTGTTCGTAGCGGGCCGGGGGGGCGTCGCCCAAGACATCGACAGGATTTCCGTGGGACCAGGCCGGCGGCAGGTGCTGGTCGAGTGCGTCGAGCGTCGAACGAGACAGCGAGACCACCTCCACGCCCAGATCCACCGCGCGATCGGTCGCCATGACGCCGGGCCCTCCTGCGTTCGTCACGATGGCCAACCTGTTGCCCTGCACCCGGCACCCGGACGCCAGCGCCTGCGCGGTGGAAAAGAGCTGGCCGATCGAGGGCACCCGCACCGCACCTGCCCGTGCGAGGGCCGCATCGAACGCGTCATCGGAACCGACGAGGGCCCCCGTGTGGGAACGGGCCGCTTTCGAGGCCGCTTCGTGACGACCCGCTTTCAGCACCACGACGGGCTTCATGCGCGCCGCAGCCCGCAGCCCCGACATGAACCGCCGCGCGTGCCGAATGCCCTCCACGTAGAGCAGGATGCTCGAGGTCTGTTCGTCGAGAGCGAAATAGTCGAGCATGTCGCCGAAGTCGATGTCCGCCGCTTCGCCGATCGAAACCAGGGCCGAAAAGCCGATGCCCCTCGGCGCGGCCCAATCGAGGATGGCGGTGCAGAGCGCTCCCGACTGCGAGACCAGCGCGAGATTTCCCGCATGGGCCTGGCCCTTGCCGAAGGTGGCATTGAGCTTCGCGTGGGGGGCCAAAAGGCCCAAGCAGTTCGGTCCCAGCACCCTCACGCCGTGATGGTGTGCGTGCGCGAGCAAGCGCTCCTCGAGCGCCGCGCCCTTGGGCTCGCCTTCACGGAATCCAGCGGACAGCACGATCGCTGCGCCGATTCCTCTACGTCCGCAGGTCTCGATGAGCTCTGGCACCGTGGCAGCGGGTGTCCCGATCACGGCCAGATCCACGCTGTCGCTGATGTCGTCGAGACGGCGCACGCAGGGAATGCCACCCACCTCGCGGTGCTTGGGATTCACAGGGTAGAGGGCGCCCGCGAATCCCGAGGCCTGCAGATTTGCCAAAACCTGGCCCGCCACCGAGGAGGCCCGCGGGCTTGCGCCCACCACCGCCACACTGCGTGGACGGAAAAACGTATCGAGTGAGTGCTTTTCCATGTCCGCACCCGTAGCTTAGCGGATCGGGGCGGGACATGGCGTCAGGTCGCCGCCCGAAGGGCAGCCTGGGAATGATGCGCAACAAAAACAAGAGGTTCCCGGACGGGAGCCAAGATTTTCATCTCGGCCCCCATCCGGGTGACGAACGGGCCCTCGTTTCCCATTCGTCGAACCAAATTCACCAGACCACGCTCATTCCTCTAGTACCAGTAGCACCACCTCCCCGACGTCGATGCGTCGTTTGACGTTGTCGTTGTTGAGAAGCGGCCGTGCCTCTGACGACTCCGCGGATTCTCTTTCCTCCTTCGCCTTCACCTTCCGGTCTCCGCGTGCGTTGACCAACCCGCCTCCCGTGAGCAACACTCCCAACCCTCCCATCGCCACCCATCCGTAGACTTTCATGGTTTGTCTCGTGTGCTGCTCTCTATGGTTTTGTTTTACCCGGTGGGCGGTTTCGGACACCAGCGGGGCTCTGTAAAACGTGTGTGCGTTCTTCGTAACGCGGCTGTTTCGCCGTGAAGGGAAGGGGGTAAAGCCTCGGCCTGTGCGGGCGCATGGGGCCCGCGTGAGCACGTCGCGTGCCCGGCTCACGTTCGTGCTGCTCACGCTGCTGACCGTATCGGGGCGCGGGTCCGCCCGCGGTGAGCTTCGGTGTGCCTCCGGGGTACGTCGTGGCCCGTGTCAGGTGGCCGATACTTCGTCTCTGGTGTTCGATGCGGCCGGGCGGCCCTCGGTCGTCATGAACTTTGGCGTGTTCGCTGCGGCGGCGTCATCGTACCTCGCCGTGTGCGAGGAAGCGTTTGGCGGCGTCACGCCGACGCACGCGCTGCTCACCGCCTCGGGCATGCTGTCCGTGCCTTCGTGGCAAGGCATCTTTCGGGCTCCGCTTGCGGCGCCCTGCACCTTCGCGCTGGTGCCCGGCCTTCCGGTCGGGGCGTTCGTGCAGCAGTTGGTGCCTGATCCCACCTTGCCCACCCGCCAGTGGGCCCTGGTGGGCGCCGGTGATGAGCGTGGCTTATACGTTTCCGAAGACGACGGCGCGACGTTTTCCTTGCGCCACACCTTTACCAAGGGCGAGGTGTGGTGGCGGCTGGTCGTGCGGTCGGGTGAGCCCCGCAGAGTCTTCGTCGCGGGGCCGGGACGCGTGGGGCCGTTCGCCCTGGCGATCTCCGCAGATGGCGGGGCAACCTTCAGCGTGCGTGACCCGGTTGCAGACCTGGCCGATGTCACACGCGACACGGTCTTGTTGGATGTGTCCGAAGACAGTCCCTCGCGGCTCTTCTTCGCCCGCTTCACCCCCGACGGAAACGACGAAGTGTGGGTGTCGGCAGACGACGGCGCCTCCGTTCAGCGCACGCTCGTTTTGCCCGCAGGGCACGTCGTGGGCGGCATGACCTTCGGCGCCTCGCCCCGTGCGGTGTACGTCGGCAGCCGTCGTTTGTTGCTGTCGTCCGCAGGCGCGGACGCCGCGCTGTTCACGTCGTCGGATGGCGGCCTGAGTTGGGCTCCTCCCGTTCTCTCACCGCCCTCCGGCCCGCGCTATCGGTGCCTCGCCTGGCGGGGGGACGCGCTTTACGCCTGCGCGGGCGGCGCCGACGCGGGAGATGACTTCCTCGTGGGCCGCTCGCTCGACGGCGTGACCTGGCGGCCCGTGGTGACCCTGTCCGACGTGCAGGCGCCGCCCGCTTGCCTCATCGAGCGTTGCGACGCGACCGTGGGCTGGCTGTGCATGACCTACGGGATCTGCGCCCCGTCCTTGCCCGATGGGGGAAGCGACGGCGGTGAGGACCCCGGTGGGCACGCGGGCTGCGGCTGCCAGGTGGGCCGCCCGAGCCAGTCTTCCGCGGCTCCGCTCGGACTGCTCTTTGGCGGCCTGCTTTTGTACGCGCACGGGGCTCAGCGCCGGACGGGCGCGCGCCGAAAAAATGCGTAGGCTGGGTGATATGAGCACTCTATCGGGGCGGCCCGTGCGGCTGGCGTACTCCGTGGACGCAGACGACGCCTTCATGTTTTTCGCCTTGGCCAACGGGGCCATCGACACGCAGGGCTTGACCTTCACGCATGAACGAGCCGACACCGCCAGCCTCAACGCTCTGGCCGCGCAAGGTGAGGCCGACGTGGTGGCGGTCTCCTTGGGCGCGTACCCTGCCTTGGCAGACCGATACTGGCTGCTGCCTCACGGGGCGAGCGTGGGGAGGGCGTTCGGACCGGTGGTCGTGGCCAAGCGGCCGCTCGCACCGCGTGCGCTGCGCGGCCTTCGGGTGGGGGTTCCCGGGTTGAGCACCACAGCGCATCTGATTCTCAAGCTCATCGAGCCCGCGTTTGAGCCCGTCGTGGTCCCGATCGCGCCGTTCTCGCGCGCTTTCGACGCACTCGAGGCGGGGCAGATCGACGCCGCGTTGCTGATTCACGAAGGCCGTCTGCTCTACGAGGCGCGGGGGTACCATGCGGTGGTGGAGCTGGGGCAGTGGTGGCACGCCCACACGGGCTTGCCTTTGCCTCTCGGCGTGAACGTGATGCGGAAGGGCTTGGGCGCGCCCCTCGCGGCGCGGATCTGTCGGGTCTTGGGCGACGCCATCGCGTGGGCCTTCGCGCACCGTGAGGCGCTCATCGCGGCGATCGCGCGCGAGGATCGGGGCGACGCCGCCCTTGCCGATCCGGCGATGCTGGATCGTTACCTCGGGATGTACGCCAACGACGACACCCTTCGCATGGCGCCGGACGTGCGCCGCGCCATCGATGCCGTCTTTGCCCGCGCCCGCGCCCATGGCCTGCTCGATGCCCATGTGGATGTCTCCTGGGCCCCGGAAGAAACGGAAAGCGTCTAACGGCCCATGCGTTTCGTGAGGCCGTGCTTCCTCATGAGGTTGTAGAGCATGCGTTCGGTCAGAGCCGCACCCCGCGCCGCCGCGCCTACTTTGCCGCCGTGGCGGGCCAACAGCGCCTCGATGTAGATCGCCTCGAAGCGATCCACCACGGTTTGTCGCGCGCTCTTGATGGACTGGCCCAGCACGTCAGCCACGTCCAGCACCAGCCGAGGTGTGGGGGTAGCGGGCATCGGCCCACGGCTGATCGCCGGGGGAAGATCAGCCAAGCCGAGCGCTTCGTCGCGCGCCAAGAGCACGGCCCGCTCGAGCACGTTGATGAGCTCGCGCACGTTTCCCGGCCATTCGTAGCGAACCAGGGCCTCCATCGCCTCGGGTGCGATGCCTGATTGCGGTTTGCCCATCGCCACGCGAAAGTGATCGAAGTACGTGCGGGCCAGGCGGGGAATGTCCTCCTGGCGTTCGCGCAGAGGGGGAATGGTCAGGGTGACGACCGCAAGTCGAAAGAAGAGGTCGGCGCGAAAGCGCTTCGCCTCCACTTCAGTCTCCAGATCGCGGTTCGTGGCGGCCATGATGCGGACATCCACGGGCAGCACCTGTTCGCCGCCCAAGCGCCGGAGCGCCCGCTCTTCGAGGACCCGCAGCAGTTTCGCTTGCAGGTGCAGGGGCAACTCGCCCACCTCATCGATGAACAAGGTGCCCCCATGGGCCCGCTCGAAGTACCCACGGTGGGCGCGCACCGCTCCCGTGAACGCGCCCCTTTCGTGGCCGAAGAGCTCACTTTCGATGAGCGACTCGGGCAGCGCCGCGCAGTTGAACGCAACGAACGGCCCCCGCCCGCGTTTGCCTTCGTGGTGCAGCGCGCGGGCCATGCGCTCTTTGCCCACGCCCGTCTCACCGAGAAGCAGCAGTGACGTGTTTCCGAAAGCCGCCCGGCGGGCGACATCGAGAAAGGTGGTCATGGCAGGGCTCGAGGAACTGAAGTCGTCGAGCCGTTGCACTTCGGGTTGAAAGCCCGGAGCTTCGCCCCCGCGCTGGGCATCCAGATGCCGGATGACGAGGGCTGCGATCGCGTCCACGAGCGCGTCGTCGGGCAACCCGAGGTTCAGCACGGCAAGGGCCCCCGCCGCCAAGAGTTCGGCCCGGTCGGCGGCGTCTTCTTGGCGCCCGAGCACGATGACGTCCGGGCGCTCGGGCAGCTCACGCACGGTGGCCACCCACGATCCCGCCTCGTCGGGGAGCGCGCTCCGCTCCACCACCAGAAGGTCGGCATCGCAAGCTTCGAGTTCGGCCCAGATCCGCGCCGGCCCCTTGACCCCCACGACGTGCAGGTCAGGGTGGCGGAGCAGGCGCAGCGCGCGGGCGTGCAAGGTCGGGCGCGCCATGACGAGTGTTCGGACCAGCATGAAATTTGAAATAGCATTTCAGGCGCGATCGGAAATACCATTTCAGTCAAGGAAGCCCGACCGAGGTCACGGCGCTCCGGGGCGGCTGCCCAGACCGCGCTGCGCCGCTCCGGAGGAGCATCGTTGTAAACACTCTTTGTCGGCACGGGGCTTGCTTACGTTAACAGCACCAGATCTCCCTCATGTCCACTCAGCGCCGCTCCTTCCTCCGTCGTATCGTCCTTCGTCCCCGCTTCTGGGGCCTGTCCGCCTTGGTCGCCCTGGTCTCCTTCGCCTTGGGGACCCTGGCGCTTGCTGCCTACCGCCCGCAGGTGAACCGGGGCGTTCACGCGCTTGGCTCCATCCTCGAGCGCATTCCGGTGCGCTACGTGCTCCGGCGGGGAAAACCTGTCGAGCGCCCCGTGGCTCCGGCTCCGGCGGAAGCTCCCGTCGCCATGCCGCTCGGTGTCCCACAAGCGTCCTCGACGCTTCCCGAACCGGCCGAGGAGCCTTCCATGCCCCTCGACTCCGCCGCGGGCGGGGGCGAGCCCTCACCCGCTGCCCCGGCTCCCGTCGAGGGCTTCGCGGCTGCGACGGGCGCCCCGGCTCCCGAGGAGACCAACGCCCAGGACGAGGCCGAGTCTCAGGAAGAGTGGGACGAAGAAGACGAGCTTCACCCGGGCGAGGACGAGATGCCTTTCGCCCCCGAGGACGAGCCCGAACTCTGAGCGCCCGGTCGCGCTCACTCTTCGACGTCGAAGCGGATCTGCGTGTCGTCCGGCAATTTTCGCATCGACAGGACCCGGGTCGGAACGGGCGCCTTCCAGAACACCCCGAAGGTGAATTCGACCTTGGAACCCGTGACGATTCCCGAGAGGTCGACGCCTTGTGAAACGGTGAACGGCATGGGCATGGGCATCATGCCGACCTGCTCTCCTTCTTCGTTCTTGAACGTGGGGATCGCCTGGTGCAGCACCACCATGGTCTTGCCGTTGCCGGGCGCGACCGCCGGCGGAAGCAACTTCACCACGCCCCGCACCGTGTAGGTGGCCGAGGGCGTCTCGGGAGGCGTCGGTTTGCAGGCCCCGCCTGCCCACAGGATTACCGCAGCGAGGACGGTCGCGGAGCCGAAGGAAAACCTGCGACGAGACAAAAGAGGGGTTCGGCCGAACGACGCGAGCATGCCGCGAAGCTAGCAGCCACCCGAGCGCTAAACCACGCGGGTGACGGCCCTTCCCCGCACGAGGGGCACGAACTGCACGGGAACCACCTCCGTCTCGGCCACTCCGGAGGCGGTCTTCACCATCACCCGCAACTGCTGCTGCGCTTCGCCCACGGGGATCACCAACCGGCCACCGAGCGCCAGCTGGTCGATGAGGGCCGGCGGCACCGCAGGCGGTGCGGCGGTGACCAGGATCGCGGCAAACGGTGCTTCCTCCTGCCAGCCCTCGTAGCCGTCGCCCACCCGGAGGTGGATGTTCCGGTACCCCAGCTCCCGCAGAGTGTCCGACGCTCGATGGGCAAGCTCGGGCAAGCGTTCAACGCTGTACACCTGGCCGGCCAGCTCGGCCATCACCGCGTCCTGGTAGCCAGAGCCTGTCCCCACGACCAACACGCGATCGAGGGGCGTCACCTGGGCGAGCTGGGTCATCAACGCCACCACGAACGGTTGGCTGATCGTCTGCCCTTGCCCGATGGGCAAGGGAACGTTGTCATAGGCCCGGTGCCGAAGCCCGGCGGGGACGAAACGGTGTCGCGGGACCCTTCGCAGGGCGTCCAGAACGAGGCGTGAGGAGATGCCCTGTAGGGCAATTTCTTCAATCAGCCCATCCTGCGCGGCTCTGCGTGCTGACTCGTCCACCACCCCTCCCTCGTGTGCCTAGATCCTACAAGCCCTGGGGCCGAACCCCAATGGCTATTCGTCCGCTTCACTGGGGTCGTCTCGAGACGCCGGATCTTCCGCTCTGCCCGCGCGCCGTGCCCCAGGGGGCGGCGGCATGGGAGGCCGGGCGCTTGCGTCCTCCGCAGCGAAGCGGACCGCCTGCAGGCCTTCCACGAGGTGGACCTCGTCGACCACCGACACGATCATGTCCTTGTACGCGCTGTGGGGCAAGCCGAGGGCTTCGCCGAGGTCATGCACGAACTCGTCCTCGGCCAGGTCGAATTCCTGATCCGCGCCGTGGACGGCCGCCACCAGGTCGAGCAGGTGTCGCTTCGTCGCCTCGGGATCGTCCCTGAACAACGTGGCTGCGGCGGCGAGATCGAAGCGGGACGGAGTGAACTCGTCGATGCGGAAGTCGAGGTCCATCGGCAGGCTTTCGCGGCCCAAAAGATTCCTGAGTAGCTGACGGACCACGTTGCGTTCCTCCCCCTCCAGGTGCTGGTCAGCGTAGGCGGCGCCCATGAGAATGTCCGCGACGGTCGTGATGCGATCTTTCACCCCCCGACTTTCTCTCGCCGCCGGTCGGGCCGTCAAGCGCGGGGCGGCATGAGACCGGCATCCGCACAGATTCGTGGCAAAGTGAGGGATCGATGCGGGCGCGCTCCCAGCACGAGGCTTTGACTCCCGGGCGTTTGCGGCTAACGCCCGCCTCCTGGCTCGCGTGGCATCCGGACTGGCTCGACTCAGCGGCTCGGGCCGAGGTTTGGGGGCACGCCCAGACGCTGCCCTGGCAGGCGCGTGAGATTGTGCTCTTTGGTCGGCGGGTGATGCAGCCTCGCCTCGTCACGTGGGCGGGTAGATTTCCCTACGCTTACTCCGGACAGACGCTACCTCCTCGTGACATGCCGGGCTGGCTGGCCACGTTGTGCGCCGAGGTGGCCCGGGCGGCGGGGGCGCCCTTCAACCACGTGCTCGGCAACCTTTACCGCGATGGCCAGGACAGCATGGGGATGCACGCGGACGACGAACCCGAGCTTGGCCCCCGGCCGGTGGTGGCGACCTTGTCCCTGGGTGCGGCCCGGCGCTTCGTGATGGCGCCCGCGCGCACGAGCCCGGGTGAGGGTCGCGGCCGTTCCGAGAGGAGGTCGTTCGATCTCACCGACGGCAGCTTGCTCGTGATGGCCGGTGCCTGCCAGGAAGAGTTTCGC encodes the following:
- a CDS encoding alpha-ketoglutarate-dependent dioxygenase AlkB, producing the protein MRARSQHEALTPGRLRLTPASWLAWHPDWLDSAARAEVWGHAQTLPWQAREIVLFGRRVMQPRLVTWAGRFPYAYSGQTLPPRDMPGWLATLCAEVARAAGAPFNHVLGNLYRDGQDSMGMHADDEPELGPRPVVATLSLGAARRFVMAPARTSPGEGRGRSERRSFDLTDGSLLVMAGACQEEFRHGLPRTTQVVGPRISLTFRFISP
- a CDS encoding TolC family protein; amino-acid sequence: MRLPGPSPFALALLGLVSCAPAQAQETDRPAADLPPPAQRPSTTGLTVEDAIRLAMSRDERVRQARYEADAAEARRGRARAFFFPEFDVTGTYTRRPRQIVRAIGGRDVVVQRYNALSGTAVMNVPILWLGGIPLYRQALLEQEAAALTATEQRRLVGFETADAFVMVLSAQEIALAAERRLAFAQERLRDAAARAEAGLVSSNDVTRGELEVANAEREVSLAHGQLQLAKTELGHLLVASVETPLATPESLLAAAADQTLAPLDVQVARGRGRRLDLEAGAKRVLAAEEAAKEPALRLVPRLGGQLLGRYTNEPGLAGRTFDWQGSATLTWPLWDGGVRSAEARDRQAQASAERLGQAARTRDVALDVQRARLALENARATQEAARRARERAARHAQETAELYRQGLVRALEVADANLQQFEAEVTAARDRYALAVAFFDLKVALGEWPPGVDS
- a CDS encoding bifunctional acetate--CoA ligase family protein/GNAT family N-acetyltransferase, whose translation is MEKHSLDTFFRPRSVAVVGASPRASSVAGQVLANLQASGFAGALYPVNPKHREVGGIPCVRRLDDISDSVDLAVIGTPAATVPELIETCGRRGIGAAIVLSAGFREGEPKGAALEERLLAHAHHHGVRVLGPNCLGLLAPHAKLNATFGKGQAHAGNLALVSQSGALCTAILDWAAPRGIGFSALVSIGEAADIDFGDMLDYFALDEQTSSILLYVEGIRHARRFMSGLRAAARMKPVVVLKAGRHEAASKAARSHTGALVGSDDAFDAALARAGAVRVPSIGQLFSTAQALASGCRVQGNRLAIVTNAGGPGVMATDRAVDLGVEVVSLSRSTLDALDQHLPPAWSHGNPVDVLGDAPPARYEHAVQACLDDAAVDGVLVILTPQAMTEPSEVAHTLITTAAKHHKPLLTCFMGDEQVNQAWRSFGEAKIPHFRTPEAAVEAFATLARFRRNQTMLLEVPGPRTDARAPDVEGARLIIEGALAQGRAWLGGAEARAVLRAFHIPALPLVHARSASEALVAAETIGFPVAMKINSAHITHKTDVGGVKLNISTAADVRHAYTQMMADVKRAQPDAELDGVTIEPMSPMRHGRELLVGVSRDASFGPVIAFGAGGTAVEIMRDRSVALPPLNATLTRRLIERTRVSRLLGAYRNLPAVKLEAIEAVLLRVSELVCELPHVVEMDLNPLMADDEHAVVVDARLRVAPVAPASAPYSHMAIHPYPAHLEMRAQLTDGTDILVRPIRPEDATLEAEFVRTLSEESKYARFMHSFRELTPTMLVRFTQIDYDREMALVAVTEDERTEAGVARYICQGDDGSAEFALVVGDAWQNRGVGTLLMQRLLDVARRRGIKTIQGDVMGTNSAMLNLVRTLGFVLRDHPDEPALTRVTCDLRNVPL
- a CDS encoding TerB family tellurite resistance protein codes for the protein MKDRITTVADILMGAAYADQHLEGEERNVVRQLLRNLLGRESLPMDLDFRIDEFTPSRFDLAAAATLFRDDPEATKRHLLDLVAAVHGADQEFDLAEDEFVHDLGEALGLPHSAYKDMIVSVVDEVHLVEGLQAVRFAAEDASARPPMPPPPGARRAGRAEDPASRDDPSEADE
- a CDS encoding protein-L-isoaspartate(D-aspartate) O-methyltransferase, with translation MDESARRAAQDGLIEEIALQGISSRLVLDALRRVPRHRFVPAGLRHRAYDNVPLPIGQGQTISQPFVVALMTQLAQVTPLDRVLVVGTGSGYQDAVMAELAGQVYSVERLPELAHRASDTLRELGYRNIHLRVGDGYEGWQEEAPFAAILVTAAPPAVPPALIDQLALGGRLVIPVGEAQQQLRVMVKTASGVAETEVVPVQFVPLVRGRAVTRVV
- a CDS encoding efflux RND transporter periplasmic adaptor subunit, whose protein sequence is MTVQNVDYVVRVVGSLEAFETLQVTSRVAGVVERVRFREGDAVVTNQVLVEIEPRRFKLALDAERAALAKAKAARADALAGLERRQSAVQKTPGLIPGEEVATWKTRVATAEAEVAAAEAALGAADLNLRDAFVRAPVKGIIETRNIQTGQYVQPGTVLATLVQRDPLLLRFSVPPEAATSLTRSQRVAFTVGETEESYAAKITHIAQVADSSTRQVPIAAEVERSSSPALRPGAFARVTARLGERERQLAALGESAPTGQPTIPESAIRPSEKGFIAFVIKDGKAEERRLSLGLRTSDGRVEVKEGLVPGERLVIRGAEALRDGASVKVADSAPKGS
- a CDS encoding copper-binding protein, translated to MLASFGRTPLLSRRRFSFGSATVLAAVILWAGGACKPTPPETPSATYTVRGVVKLLPPAVAPGNGKTMVVLHQAIPTFKNEEGEQVGMMPMPMPFTVSQGVDLSGIVTGSKVEFTFGVFWKAPVPTRVLSMRKLPDDTQIRFDVEE
- a CDS encoding sigma-54 dependent transcriptional regulator, which codes for MLVRTLVMARPTLHARALRLLRHPDLHVVGVKGPARIWAELEACDADLLVVERSALPDEAGSWVATVRELPERPDVIVLGRQEDAADRAELLAAGALAVLNLGLPDDALVDAIAALVIRHLDAQRGGEAPGFQPEVQRLDDFSSSSPAMTTFLDVARRAAFGNTSLLLLGETGVGKERMARALHHEGKRGRGPFVAFNCAALPESLIESELFGHERGAFTGAVRAHRGYFERAHGGTLFIDEVGELPLHLQAKLLRVLEERALRRLGGEQVLPVDVRIMAATNRDLETEVEAKRFRADLFFRLAVVTLTIPPLRERQEDIPRLARTYFDHFRVAMGKPQSGIAPEAMEALVRYEWPGNVRELINVLERAVLLARDEALGLADLPPAISRGPMPATPTPRLVLDVADVLGQSIKSARQTVVDRFEAIYIEALLARHGGKVGAAARGAALTERMLYNLMRKHGLTKRMGR